The following are from one region of the Stanieria sp. NIES-3757 genome:
- a CDS encoding hypothetical protein (protein of unknown function DUF21), translated as MSAFALEILFIFLLIVANGLFSGSEIAVVSSRKVRLEQMANRGDANAKAALKLANAPNDFLSTVQIGITLIGILSGALGQATLAQRLKFVFDFIPFFKPYSEEISVAIVVTLITYLSLLIGELVPKRLALNNPEKVACSVAKPMRLLSTITAPLVYLLGISTNGLLRLLGIQPEADSTVTEEEIKVLIEQATQSGTFEESEQEIVERVFRLSDRPIKAFMTPRFEIAWLNLNAPLEDTQRRIIDNNYSRFPVGEESLDKCLGIVRGSKFLAACLERPEIDLGSMLESPLFIPENTPALRVLEEFKSSGIHMAIITDEYGDIEGLVTLTDLMEAIVGGISSSEDLEEPMIIQREDGSWLLDGLLSIDEVKDLLDKQWLAEEETGDYHTLGGFMTTMLRHIPKSGEHFEWQGVRFEIVDMDGIRVDKVLVTLLPPPEQLLENTDSLNT; from the coding sequence ATGTCTGCCTTTGCTCTTGAAATTCTCTTCATTTTTTTACTAATCGTTGCCAACGGTTTATTTTCCGGTTCGGAAATTGCTGTTGTCTCTTCTCGCAAGGTTCGCTTAGAGCAAATGGCAAATCGAGGTGATGCTAACGCCAAAGCTGCGCTTAAATTAGCAAATGCTCCTAATGATTTTCTGTCTACAGTTCAAATTGGGATTACTTTAATTGGAATCCTTAGCGGTGCGCTTGGTCAAGCAACTTTGGCTCAAAGATTGAAGTTCGTTTTTGATTTTATTCCTTTTTTCAAGCCTTATAGTGAAGAAATTAGTGTAGCTATTGTTGTAACTTTAATTACTTATCTTTCTTTATTAATTGGAGAATTAGTTCCAAAACGATTAGCTTTAAACAATCCTGAAAAAGTTGCTTGTTCGGTAGCTAAACCGATGCGGTTACTGTCAACTATTACTGCACCATTAGTTTATTTACTCGGAATTTCTACCAATGGATTATTGAGGTTACTCGGAATTCAACCAGAAGCAGATTCTACTGTAACAGAAGAAGAAATTAAAGTCTTAATCGAACAAGCTACTCAGTCTGGTACTTTTGAAGAATCAGAACAAGAAATAGTTGAACGAGTCTTTCGTCTTAGCGATCGCCCGATTAAAGCCTTTATGACTCCTAGGTTTGAAATTGCTTGGCTTAATTTGAATGCACCTTTAGAAGATACTCAACGTCGCATTATTGACAATAACTATTCGCGTTTTCCTGTTGGCGAAGAAAGTTTAGATAAATGTTTGGGAATTGTTCGTGGTAGTAAATTTTTAGCTGCTTGTTTAGAAAGACCAGAAATCGATCTTGGTAGCATGCTTGAGTCTCCTTTATTTATTCCAGAGAATACGCCTGCCTTAAGAGTTTTAGAAGAGTTTAAATCTAGTGGCATTCACATGGCGATTATTACTGATGAATATGGAGATATTGAAGGGTTAGTAACTCTAACGGATTTAATGGAAGCTATAGTTGGTGGTATTTCCTCTTCCGAAGATCTGGAAGAACCAATGATTATTCAGCGTGAGGATGGTTCTTGGTTATTAGATGGTTTACTTTCAATCGATGAAGTCAAAGATTTGTTAGATAAACAATGGTTAGCTGAGGAAGAAACTGGGGATTATCATACGTTGGGGGGATTTATGACAACTATGCTTAGACATATCCCTAAGTCTGGAGAACATTTTGAATGGCAAGGAGTCCGATTTGAAATTGTCGATATGGATGGGATTAGAGTAGATAAGGTTTTAGTAACTTTATTGCCACCACCAGAACAATTATTGGAAAATACCGATAGCTTAAATACTTAA
- a CDS encoding folate-binding protein YgfZ — protein sequence MELLRQIQQKMGATLDSATKIPLSFGNDERAFVAAKEEVVISDRSNWGLLKFTGDDRLRYLHNQSTNNFNQLQPGQGCDTVFVTSTARTLDLTTAYVTEDAVLVLVSPQRRQKLLEWLDRFIFPFDKVELSDISTEYAVFNLIGKQSNDLLTKLGLQSVINQPENSHQLVNFDNNIIRVAVGNGLALPGYTLIIPVAEAAACWSKLITIGVIPLGDRVWSQLRILQGRPIPDQELTEDYNPLETGLWSAISFEKGCYIGQETIARLNTYKGVKQQLWGIKLSTPVNPETPLILEGNKVGILTSCTKTPEGTFGLAYLRTKAGGVGLQVQVGEANGEIISVPFLSHEYYS from the coding sequence ATGGAATTATTACGTCAAATTCAACAAAAAATGGGAGCTACTTTAGATTCAGCCACCAAAATACCTTTGAGTTTTGGGAATGATGAACGCGCTTTTGTAGCTGCCAAAGAAGAAGTTGTAATAAGCGATCGCTCTAATTGGGGTTTACTCAAATTTACTGGAGACGATCGATTACGCTATCTCCATAATCAGAGTACCAATAATTTTAATCAGCTTCAACCTGGACAAGGTTGCGATACTGTTTTTGTGACTTCCACAGCGAGAACTTTAGATTTAACCACAGCTTATGTAACAGAAGATGCAGTTTTAGTTTTAGTTTCTCCTCAACGTCGTCAAAAATTACTTGAATGGTTAGATCGGTTTATTTTTCCGTTTGACAAAGTAGAATTGAGTGATATTTCTACTGAGTATGCTGTCTTTAATTTAATTGGCAAACAAAGCAATGATTTACTAACAAAATTAGGACTTCAATCTGTCATTAATCAACCAGAAAATAGCCATCAATTAGTTAACTTCGATAATAATATTATTAGAGTTGCTGTAGGTAATGGTTTAGCTTTACCTGGATATACTTTAATTATTCCTGTTGCTGAAGCTGCTGCTTGTTGGTCTAAACTAATTACAATCGGTGTAATTCCGCTAGGCGATCGCGTTTGGTCACAATTACGAATTTTACAAGGAAGACCAATTCCCGATCAAGAATTAACAGAAGATTATAATCCTTTAGAAACAGGTTTATGGTCTGCTATTTCTTTTGAAAAAGGTTGTTATATTGGTCAAGAAACTATTGCTCGTTTAAATACTTATAAAGGTGTAAAACAACAACTTTGGGGAATAAAATTAAGTACGCCAGTTAACCCAGAAACACCTTTAATATTAGAAGGAAATAAAGTTGGAATTTTAACTAGTTGTACGAAAACTCCTGAAGGTACTTTTGGGTTAGCTTATCTTCGTACTAAAGCAGGAGGAGTAGGTTTACAAGTACAAGTAGGAGAGGCAAACGGAGAAATTATTTCTGTACCCTTTCTAAGCCATGAATACTATTCTTAA
- a CDS encoding tRNA modification GTPase TrmE gives MTITTGETIVAIATAVVPQQGSIGIVRLSGEEAVKIARNLFDAPGKQLWESHRLLYGYIRHPETKELVDEALLLLMLAPRSFTREDVVEFHCHGGIIPVQEVLKLCLEQGARLAQPGEFTLRAFLNGRIDLTQAESIAELVGAQSQAASVVALAGLQGKLAHPIRQLRATCLDILAEVEARIDFEDDLPPLNENVIVQQLHDVLQQVKDILATANQGELLRNGIKVAIVGRPNVGKSSLLNAWSKCDRAIVTDLPGTTRDVIESSLVAGGIPIQVLDTAGIRDTFDTVEKIGVERSQKAAQSADLVLLTVDAQAGWTKEDQKIYLQVKHRPLILIINKVDLASPETIVYPQEIQQIVTTSAANQEGIDRLETAILASVQTGKTTAANLDIAINQRQASALTQAKQSLEQVQETIKANLPLDFWTIDLRGAIQALGEITGEEVTESILDRIFSRFCIGK, from the coding sequence ATGACAATTACAACAGGAGAAACTATTGTTGCGATCGCGACAGCCGTTGTGCCTCAACAGGGTAGCATTGGTATTGTGCGTCTTTCGGGAGAAGAAGCGGTAAAGATTGCCCGAAATTTATTTGATGCGCCTGGTAAACAGTTGTGGGAAAGTCATCGTCTTCTCTATGGTTATATTCGTCATCCTGAAACTAAGGAATTGGTTGATGAAGCTTTGTTGTTATTGATGCTTGCGCCTCGTTCCTTTACCCGTGAAGATGTGGTTGAATTTCACTGTCATGGTGGTATCATCCCCGTACAGGAAGTGTTAAAACTTTGTTTAGAACAAGGAGCCAGATTAGCTCAACCAGGAGAATTTACACTCAGGGCATTTTTGAACGGTCGAATTGACTTAACTCAAGCAGAAAGTATTGCGGAATTAGTAGGAGCGCAATCTCAAGCTGCTTCAGTAGTCGCTTTAGCAGGATTACAGGGAAAACTAGCCCATCCTATTCGTCAGTTACGAGCTACCTGTTTAGATATTTTGGCAGAAGTAGAAGCCAGAATTGATTTTGAAGACGACTTACCGCCCTTGAATGAAAATGTAATTGTTCAACAACTCCACGATGTTTTACAACAAGTCAAAGATATCCTTGCTACTGCCAATCAAGGAGAATTACTCAGGAATGGGATTAAAGTAGCAATTGTTGGTCGTCCTAATGTGGGAAAATCAAGTTTACTCAATGCTTGGAGTAAATGCGATCGCGCTATTGTCACGGATTTACCTGGCACTACCCGTGACGTAATCGAATCGAGTTTAGTAGCTGGCGGAATACCCATTCAAGTTTTAGATACCGCAGGAATCAGAGATACTTTTGATACAGTTGAAAAGATTGGCGTAGAGCGATCGCAGAAAGCAGCCCAATCAGCCGATTTAGTTTTACTAACAGTTGATGCTCAAGCAGGGTGGACGAAAGAAGATCAAAAGATTTATCTTCAAGTTAAACATCGCCCTTTAATTTTAATTATTAATAAAGTCGATTTAGCTTCCCCAGAAACAATTGTTTATCCTCAAGAAATCCAGCAGATTGTAACTACTTCTGCTGCTAATCAGGAAGGAATCGATCGATTAGAAACTGCAATTTTAGCATCGGTGCAAACTGGCAAAACTACCGCAGCCAATTTAGACATAGCCATCAATCAAAGACAAGCATCAGCATTAACTCAAGCAAAACAATCCTTAGAACAAGTTCAAGAAACCATCAAAGCAAATTTGCCTTTAGATTTTTGGACAATTGACTTAAGAGGCGCAATTCAAGCTCTCGGCGAAATTACGGGAGAAGAAGTTACTGAATCAATTCTAGACCGTATTTTTAGTCGATTTTGCATCGGGAAATAG
- a CDS encoding DNA repair protein RadA, with protein MAKSRQIYVCSECGAEYTQWYGYCKECDSYGTISEEPIEISPTTGNRGSWQSGTRSQGRADTPAQPRVSLKFSQINNHNQARFPSGYGELDRVLGGGIVPGSLVLIGGDPGIGKSTLLLQVANLLSVSLPRILYVSAEESGQQVKLRASRLGVGVVEEDEPLVHQNGKGTGKKAKPREDVNENNLYVMPETDLEEILRELESLKPQVAVIDSIQTLHFASLTSAPGSVAQVRECTSALMQVGKRENITLLIVGHVTKEGAIAGPRVLEHLVDTVLYFEGDRYASHRLLRSVKNRFGATHEIGIFEMADKGLVEVENPSELFLGNRDELAPGTSTIVACEGTRPIVVELQALVSPTSYTSPRRSTTGVDYNRLQQILAVLEKRVGIPLSKLDAYVASAGGLNVGEPAADLGIAIALVASFRDRIVDPRTVLIGEVGLGGQVRLVSQMELRLKEAAKLGFKRAIVPKGQSFPDDVGLEIVPIGKVIDAIIAAIPSEKGMKEVREEE; from the coding sequence ATGGCTAAATCCCGACAAATTTACGTTTGTAGTGAGTGTGGTGCAGAATATACTCAATGGTATGGTTACTGTAAAGAGTGCGATTCTTACGGAACTATTTCTGAAGAACCCATTGAAATAAGCCCTACAACGGGAAATCGTGGTAGCTGGCAATCTGGGACACGTTCTCAGGGTAGAGCGGATACTCCAGCCCAACCAAGGGTATCACTGAAATTTTCTCAGATCAATAATCATAACCAAGCTCGCTTTCCTTCAGGATACGGAGAGTTAGACAGGGTTTTGGGTGGGGGCATTGTGCCTGGTTCGTTGGTTTTGATTGGAGGCGATCCTGGTATTGGTAAATCAACTTTATTATTACAAGTAGCTAATCTATTATCAGTAAGTTTACCCCGTATCCTCTATGTTTCTGCCGAAGAGTCGGGACAACAGGTAAAATTGCGAGCTTCTCGTTTGGGAGTAGGGGTAGTTGAAGAAGATGAACCTTTAGTGCATCAGAATGGTAAAGGAACAGGAAAAAAGGCAAAGCCTAGGGAAGATGTCAATGAAAATAATCTCTACGTAATGCCAGAAACAGATTTAGAGGAAATTCTTCGGGAATTAGAGTCTTTAAAGCCTCAAGTTGCGGTAATTGATAGTATTCAAACTCTTCATTTTGCCTCTCTTACTTCTGCACCTGGTTCAGTTGCCCAAGTGAGGGAATGTACTTCGGCTTTGATGCAGGTAGGAAAACGGGAAAATATTACCTTATTAATTGTTGGTCATGTTACCAAAGAAGGCGCGATCGCAGGACCAAGAGTCTTAGAACATTTAGTCGATACCGTGTTGTATTTTGAAGGAGATCGTTACGCTTCTCACCGCCTGTTGCGTTCGGTAAAAAATCGTTTTGGAGCAACTCATGAAATTGGGATCTTTGAAATGGCAGATAAGGGTTTAGTTGAAGTAGAAAATCCTTCGGAACTGTTTTTAGGAAACCGCGATGAATTAGCCCCTGGTACTTCTACCATCGTCGCTTGTGAAGGAACTCGTCCGATTGTAGTAGAGTTACAGGCGTTAGTCAGTCCGACTAGCTACACTTCTCCCCGTCGTTCCACAACAGGAGTAGATTACAATCGTTTGCAGCAGATCTTAGCCGTCTTAGAAAAAAGAGTAGGCATTCCTCTCTCTAAACTCGATGCCTATGTCGCTTCTGCGGGAGGCTTAAATGTAGGCGAACCCGCAGCCGATTTAGGTATAGCGATCGCTCTAGTTGCTAGTTTTCGCGATCGCATTGTCGATCCTCGTACTGTTTTAATTGGGGAAGTAGGTTTAGGTGGTCAAGTTCGTTTAGTATCGCAAATGGAGCTAAGACTTAAAGAAGCTGCTAAATTAGGTTTTAAACGGGCGATTGTACCGAAAGGACAAAGTTTTCCCGATGATGTGGGTTTAGAAATTGTCCCAATTGGTAAAGTGATCGATGCGATTATTGCAGCAATTCCCTCGGAAAAGGGGATGAAGGAGGTTAGGGAAGAAGAGTGA
- a CDS encoding two component transcriptional regulator, winged helix family gives MWSNLETHKEKILVVDDEASIRRILETRLSMIGYDVVTAADGEEALETFRVAEPDLVVLDVMMPKLDGYGVCQELRKESDIPIIMLTALGDVADRITGLELGADDYVVKPFSPKELEARIRSVLRRVEKNGAPGIPSSGVIHIGSIKIDTNKRQVYKGDERIRLTGMEFSLLELLVSRSGEPFSRSEILQEVWGYTPERHVDTRVVDVHISRLRAKLEDDPSNPELILTARGTGYLFQRILEPGED, from the coding sequence GTGTGGAGTAACTTGGAAACACATAAAGAAAAAATTCTAGTTGTTGATGATGAAGCTAGCATCCGTCGTATCCTGGAAACTCGGTTGTCCATGATTGGTTACGACGTAGTAACTGCTGCTGATGGAGAAGAAGCTCTAGAAACTTTTCGCGTTGCTGAACCAGATCTCGTCGTTTTGGATGTCATGATGCCCAAATTAGACGGTTATGGTGTATGTCAAGAATTGCGGAAAGAATCTGATATTCCTATTATCATGTTAACTGCTTTAGGAGATGTAGCCGATCGCATTACTGGTTTAGAACTGGGTGCGGATGATTATGTAGTTAAACCTTTTTCTCCCAAAGAGTTAGAAGCCAGAATTCGTTCTGTTTTGCGTCGAGTTGAAAAAAATGGTGCGCCAGGTATTCCTAGTTCTGGTGTCATTCATATCGGTTCGATCAAAATCGATACCAACAAACGTCAGGTATATAAAGGAGATGAAAGAATTCGTTTGACGGGAATGGAGTTTAGTTTGCTAGAATTACTTGTCAGTCGTTCTGGTGAACCGTTTTCTCGTTCAGAAATTCTACAAGAAGTTTGGGGCTATACTCCCGAACGTCATGTAGATACCCGCGTGGTTGATGTTCATATTTCCCGTCTTAGAGCTAAATTAGAAGACGATCCGAGCAATCCCGAACTGATTCTTACTGCCAGAGGAACGGGCTATTTGTTTCAACGAATTCTCGAACCAGGAGAAGACTAA
- a CDS encoding leucyl/phenylalanyl-tRNA/protein transferase gives MVFNISSIIEGYSQGYFLMADDEEGLNWYSSHQRTLIPLDERFRYPKSLQRVLNQERFSVAINQDFEAVCEGCANRETTWISPELKEIYLALYQAGWAYSFETWQGNELAGGILGIAIRGMFIGESMFYRIDDGSKVAMVKLVEHLRQRGYLFFDAQLQNPHLERFGSYVISPKQYRSLLSKALTLSCRFN, from the coding sequence ATGGTATTTAATATCTCTTCAATTATAGAAGGATACAGCCAAGGCTATTTTCTCATGGCAGATGATGAGGAAGGACTAAATTGGTATTCTAGTCATCAACGTACTTTAATTCCTCTTGACGAACGTTTTCGCTATCCTAAATCTTTGCAACGAGTACTCAATCAGGAAAGGTTTTCTGTCGCAATTAATCAAGATTTTGAAGCTGTTTGTGAAGGCTGTGCCAATCGAGAAACTACTTGGATTTCTCCTGAGTTAAAAGAAATTTATTTAGCTTTGTATCAAGCTGGTTGGGCGTATAGCTTTGAAACTTGGCAAGGCAACGAGTTGGCTGGAGGAATTTTAGGTATAGCTATTCGAGGAATGTTTATTGGCGAGTCGATGTTTTATCGGATCGATGACGGGTCAAAAGTTGCAATGGTAAAGTTAGTCGAACATCTCCGTCAACGAGGTTATTTATTCTTTGATGCTCAATTACAAAATCCTCATTTAGAACGGTTTGGTTCTTATGTCATTAGCCCAAAACAGTATCGAAGTTTATTAAGCAAAGCTCTAACTTTATCTTGTCGGTTTAATTAA
- a CDS encoding hypothetical protein (protein of unknown function DUF92 transmembrane): protein MFSTINWFNPWLIAIGLNSFLLSFAWISPKKLLTPMGYLHAWILGVLVWGTLGWQGYVIVMFYFLVGSAVTRIGMTQKEAAGIAEKRSGMRGPENVWGSALIATICAVATLFCDSPLKELFLLGYVASFSTKLSDTTASEVGKAYGKHTFLITTLKPVPKGTEGAVSLEGTVAGIVGSLAIALVAWLVGTIDGLGIIWCAIAAFVATTIESLIGATWQSNWSWLTNEMVNIINTLIGAIAAILLAWGWSNLI from the coding sequence ATGTTTTCTACAATTAATTGGTTCAATCCTTGGTTAATAGCAATAGGATTAAATAGTTTTTTACTGAGTTTTGCTTGGATTAGTCCTAAAAAGTTACTTACCCCAATGGGTTACCTTCATGCTTGGATTTTAGGCGTGTTGGTTTGGGGAACTTTAGGATGGCAAGGCTATGTAATCGTAATGTTTTATTTCCTGGTTGGTTCGGCAGTCACTCGGATCGGTATGACTCAAAAAGAAGCAGCAGGAATAGCAGAAAAGCGATCAGGAATGCGAGGACCAGAGAATGTTTGGGGTTCAGCCTTAATCGCCACAATTTGCGCTGTTGCTACTTTATTTTGTGATTCTCCTCTCAAAGAACTTTTTTTATTAGGTTATGTGGCTAGTTTTAGTACTAAACTTTCCGATACTACTGCTAGCGAGGTTGGTAAAGCTTATGGCAAACATACTTTTTTAATTACTACCTTAAAACCAGTACCAAAAGGAACAGAAGGCGCAGTAAGTCTAGAAGGAACTGTAGCTGGTATAGTTGGTTCATTAGCGATCGCTTTAGTTGCTTGGTTAGTCGGTACAATTGATGGGTTGGGAATTATTTGGTGTGCGATCGCAGCTTTTGTAGCTACTACCATTGAAAGTTTAATCGGGGCAACTTGGCAATCAAATTGGTCATGGTTAACTAATGAAATGGTTAATATAATTAATACCTTAATAGGCGCGATCGCAGCAATTTTATTAGCTTGGGGATGGAGTAATTTAATTTAA
- a CDS encoding CemA family protein: MKKSLLRKNKEIFLQKISSYSQSSYRWLIATPGRALDKAYQAALKIKSLEADYLTAQTQAQATNNFKSTIIECLQSDLEKYLAIIKINLAEFKVSRFLLNSQNSNSWEKLVVIDEVLKKYRTDIVETSVVEPDRAIEKPNNSQVNYSSLQDEFINTQSTPDKTSVLPRSLLKTFQTIKTDFNSNSEAEVLQNFRRSRWVTQTATRCMLLLIIIPLLTQQLSKEFLLLPLVEKFRSNHNPEIFINSEMREEAFKELQIFEEGLKFQSLLGETSNISPEDTELKIKEKANELAEEFRYKSNVAISNVFADLLGLIAFAGVVLTNRSGISAIKSFLDSIMYNLSDSAKAFIIIMLTDIFVGFHSPHGWEVIMEGVANHLGIEPNRSAIFLFIATFPVILDTIFKYWIFRYLNRISPSAVATFKNMNE, encoded by the coding sequence ATGAAAAAATCTTTATTGAGGAAAAATAAAGAAATTTTCCTCCAAAAAATCTCTAGTTATTCTCAATCTAGCTATCGTTGGTTGATTGCTACTCCTGGAAGAGCATTAGATAAAGCTTACCAAGCAGCCTTAAAAATTAAATCTTTAGAAGCAGATTATTTAACAGCACAAACTCAAGCCCAGGCTACTAATAATTTTAAATCTACAATCATAGAATGTTTACAATCAGACCTGGAAAAATATTTAGCAATTATCAAAATTAATTTAGCTGAATTTAAAGTTAGTCGTTTCTTACTTAATTCTCAAAATTCTAACTCTTGGGAGAAGTTAGTTGTTATTGATGAAGTTCTCAAAAAATATCGCACAGATATTGTGGAAACCTCAGTAGTAGAACCAGATCGAGCAATCGAAAAACCAAATAATTCTCAAGTTAATTATTCTTCTCTGCAAGATGAGTTTATTAATACTCAATCAACCCCGGATAAAACTAGTGTATTACCACGCTCTCTTTTAAAAACTTTTCAAACAATTAAAACCGATTTTAATAGCAATAGTGAAGCAGAAGTTCTACAAAATTTTCGCCGTTCTCGTTGGGTAACTCAAACTGCAACTCGCTGTATGCTGCTGTTAATAATTATTCCATTATTAACTCAACAATTATCTAAAGAATTTTTATTATTACCTTTAGTAGAAAAGTTCCGCAGTAATCATAATCCAGAAATATTTATTAATAGTGAAATGAGAGAAGAAGCTTTCAAAGAATTACAAATCTTTGAAGAAGGATTAAAATTTCAAAGTCTCCTGGGAGAAACTTCAAATATTTCGCCTGAAGATACAGAATTAAAAATAAAAGAAAAAGCTAATGAATTAGCCGAAGAATTTCGCTATAAAAGTAATGTTGCTATTAGTAATGTCTTTGCTGATTTATTAGGCTTAATAGCCTTTGCAGGAGTTGTCTTAACTAATCGCTCAGGAATTAGTGCGATCAAAAGTTTTCTTGATAGTATCATGTACAATTTAAGTGACAGTGCTAAGGCATTTATTATTATTATGTTGACTGATATATTTGTCGGTTTTCACTCGCCTCATGGTTGGGAAGTAATTATGGAAGGTGTCGCTAATCATTTAGGAATTGAGCCTAATCGTAGTGCTATATTTCTATTCATTGCTACTTTTCCAGTTATTCTCGATACTATTTTTAAATATTGGATTTTTAGATACCTCAATCGTATTTCACCATCTGCTGTAGCTACTTTCAAAAATATGAATGAGTAA
- a CDS encoding Carbonic anhydrase, producing the protein MSTKAVDLPTRELSMPLSRIIQGLSEFQTNYFNTHQELFEQLSQGQTPDILLITCSDSRIDPNLLTQTQPGELFIIRNIGNIVPPHGILNSSEGAGIEYAVAALDVKHVVVCGHSHCGSMKALLQLNKLNEEMPLVYDWLKHYGEPVRRLLKENYANCSEEQLLKIAIEENVLTQIENLETYPVIRSKMHSGQISLHAWVYTIETGKIYAYDANKGEFALLSSGPFPVPNPLSIIHHQKA; encoded by the coding sequence ATGTCAACAAAAGCCGTTGATTTACCAACTAGGGAGTTGTCTATGCCTCTTAGTCGCATTATTCAGGGATTGAGTGAATTTCAGACTAACTATTTTAATACTCATCAAGAGTTGTTTGAGCAACTTTCTCAAGGACAAACTCCTGACATTCTGCTAATTACTTGTTCTGATTCCAGAATCGATCCTAATTTATTAACTCAAACTCAACCTGGGGAATTATTTATTATTCGTAATATCGGCAATATTGTTCCTCCTCATGGCATTCTTAATAGTAGCGAAGGCGCAGGAATTGAATATGCTGTGGCAGCTTTAGATGTTAAACACGTTGTAGTCTGTGGGCATTCTCATTGTGGCAGTATGAAAGCCCTTTTACAACTCAACAAATTAAATGAAGAAATGCCTTTAGTTTATGATTGGCTAAAACATTATGGTGAACCTGTACGCCGTTTATTAAAAGAAAATTATGCCAATTGTAGCGAAGAACAATTATTGAAGATTGCTATTGAAGAAAATGTGTTAACTCAAATTGAAAATTTAGAAACGTATCCTGTCATTCGTTCCAAAATGCACAGCGGACAAATTTCTCTTCACGCTTGGGTTTATACCATAGAAACAGGCAAAATTTATGCTTATGATGCTAATAAAGGCGAATTTGCCTTGCTTAGTTCTGGACCGTTCCCTGTTCCTAATCCTTTATCGATTATTCATCACCAAAAAGCTTAA
- a CDS encoding Nitrogen regulatory protein P-II, producing the protein MQSVHKVEIIISSLKINEVLDILEKLRVSGYTVINPASGKGDRGI; encoded by the coding sequence ATGCAATCCGTTCACAAAGTAGAAATTATTATCAGTAGTCTAAAAATTAATGAAGTACTAGACATTTTAGAAAAACTTAGAGTTTCGGGTTATACCGTTATCAATCCTGCTTCTGGTAAAGGCGATCGCGGCATTTGA